Proteins from a genomic interval of Desulfovibrio piger:
- a CDS encoding class I SAM-dependent methyltransferase, producing MLDQILADIRKTFDVDFVPLQLDDGQLEVLNINNMQSHLDGLLARHAIHDPLKDLPLWAKVWPGSFVLGRFLRKLEPEGKTMLELGGGCGVLSLVASRYGFRHIVTSDIVNDALQFARANVLHNKLQDLIDVCYLDVSRPGKDERFPEGFDRIVASELLYLDDLHRPLLKFVDRHLAPGGKAVFCTDMARAKPHFAKLAAKTFQVQEGHIGVKSQDADGKEQRRIYVLHILERKQ from the coding sequence ATGCTGGACCAGATCCTTGCGGACATCCGCAAGACCTTCGATGTGGACTTTGTCCCCCTGCAGCTGGATGACGGCCAGCTGGAGGTCCTGAACATCAACAATATGCAAAGCCATCTGGACGGGCTGCTGGCACGGCACGCCATCCATGACCCGCTGAAAGATCTGCCGCTCTGGGCCAAGGTCTGGCCGGGCTCCTTCGTGCTGGGGCGCTTCCTGCGCAAGCTGGAGCCCGAGGGCAAGACCATGCTGGAGCTGGGCGGCGGTTGTGGCGTGCTCAGTCTGGTGGCCTCCCGTTACGGCTTCCGCCATATCGTGACCAGCGACATCGTCAATGATGCCCTCCAGTTCGCCCGGGCCAACGTGCTGCACAACAAGCTGCAGGACCTGATCGACGTCTGCTATCTGGACGTTTCCCGTCCCGGCAAGGACGAGCGCTTTCCCGAAGGCTTCGACCGCATCGTCGCTTCGGAGCTCCTGTATCTCGATGACCTGCACCGGCCGCTGCTGAAGTTCGTGGACCGCCATCTGGCCCCGGGCGGCAAGGCCGTGTTCTGCACGGACATGGCCCGCGCCAAACCGCATTTTGCCAAGCTGGCTGCCAAGACCTTCCAGGTGCAGGAAGGCCATATCGGCGTCAAGAGCCAGGATGCCGACGGCAAGGAACAGCGCCGCATCTATGTCCTGCATATCCTGGAGCGCAAGCAGTAG